The window GTTTACTAAGTTACCCcttttaattagatttttctTGAGAGTCGAGTACTATTAAGAGGAAGTAGTTCTTTAATACAAGGGTGTAGTTGGAAACAcaaagtatattttgttttgaattcctatatgattcttctagcaaagcTCAAGGTATATTTGATATTCTttatacatgattttttttacttgtttgaTTCAACGGctaattttgagttttaaataTCTCCCTTATACATATACTTGCTTATCATTTTTTTGCGGCTATATTATAATCTATTTTTtgtatctataaaaaaaaattgaggcatcTAAGATaaattttagggaaaatgcataagtacccccaacctatgcccgaaatcccagagacacacttatactatactaaggtcctattaccctcccgaacttattttataaataattttctaccccttttgggCCTATGTGGCACTATCAATGAAATAATTGTCAACATGCGCGGGGCCTAGAAAATAGTGCCatgtaggccgaaaaggggtataaaattatttataaaataagttcgggagggtaataagaccttagtatagtataagtgtatctctgagatttcgggcataggttgggggtacttatgcattttccctaaattttatAGGTAAATGAGTgggaaattttttttgacaatcaaaaaataaattttaatttttttttcaatcatgTTAAACCTAAAGGGTATTTCTTGGTCATTTGTGTATCAGTAAGCAAATATGCTCTTTTACAATGAGAGTATATCAATTCTGAATCACAAAGTTGAGGTATAAGACTCTTTTCCCTTTATTAAAAGCAAATAAGTCGAACAAAAGGTCGGCCCAAAAGTGACCAGCCCAGCTCAATACCACAATGTTGAAATAGGTAAAGAGCAATTTCTTAAATATGAGCAACATCTATTTCAAAGTTTGCACATAAGGAGAGGAGCACCATACTGTGGACGAATAGTAAATGATGCAACTGGAGCATGTGTATAAGACGGAGAGAGTTCGAAGGAGAACTTTTGTAGAATCATTGCTATTGCCATTTTTGCTTCTATCATTGCAAAGTTTTGTCCGATGCAAACTCGAGGTCCCCCGGAAAATGGAATAAACGAGAAGTGTCCTTTGGTTGCCTTTGACACTCCTTCACTGAATCTTTCTGGTTTGAATTCTTTCGCTTCTTCACCCCATAATTCCTTGTCATAATGAATTAATATTGTAGGTATAAAGAGTAGCACTCCAACTGGTAGACTCAGATCCCCTAATTTGACTTCATGTTTGTTCCTTCTACGATATGTAGGTACTGgggggaatagccttaacatctCGTGCAAGATCATTGCCACCtatatatgaaagaaaaatgtattGCATAAGTTGGAAGTAGAATTAGTTCACTTCTTACAAAATTTAGATGTCATGCCTTTCTGAGATATTTAGTCAACGAGTAATTATTACCCCTCTAAGACTGAAATAGGACGATAGAAATGTGGTCTATCTGATAGAACTTGGATCAATTTGGCATTAATGATGGGCAAGACGATTTAACAGCTACTTATTTTATAGTGTTATTCATCTTCGAAATTTGATCTACGCAGTAATCTTCGGCTATTTTCAGTTGTCTTACATAACAAACTAGTGGAAAGTACTTACAATTTTGAGGTGACTTAGTCCTTCaaaatttggtttttcattTCCGATGACCTGCAAAACCTCCTCTCTGGCACGGGCTTGCCACTCTGGATGTAGGCACAACAAAATCATTGTCCAGACGAGCAACACTGAAGTGGTCTCTTGTCCAGCGAAGTAGAATAACTTGCATTCTTCAATCACTTCAATTGTTGTCATTCTGAAATCTTTGCTTCCATGTTGTTCAATTTCTTTCATATTGGATTCAAGTAATATGCCTAATAAGTCATTTTTACTAGGCTCCCCTGCTTCCATTGCCCGCAATCTTTTGTCGATGATATGCCTAATCGTTGTTTGGACTTGCTTTTTTATTTGCAGCATTCTTTTGTTCCTTTTAGTAGGCAAGAACCtaacaaaacaaatttaaatgcaaaCCAGGGCCGGCTCTATGCATACTTTAACAAGGCattggccttaggcccccaattttagggggcctcaattttttaccaagaataaattatgtgttaattttttatagaaaaaatattgattatttatgataaaaagtataaatttaaaattattattttattctcttcaaCCTCATTCAagtagaagaaatcaagaaaatattattttatttcttacacTCTCTCCACTAATACTCACTttactttattctttttaactccttttacactctttttttttatataatttttgataAGTTAGAGAAATATTCtgtcaaaaatatcaattaatagttgaaaaatatttaacaaagtgaattgtaaattctttttccatttcttcttagactttcaagcattacaacaacCATAGTAAAATGTGGGGTAACTAAACTATCAACTTCATCAAAgctatggttctaactcttatacttatttgaaatttgtcaacttattacttgtagaactatgttaacaattcatataatgattgcccgagtaaaattatattttcaacgttgaattgataaatcttatttaaaactaataattgaaaaataaatcgaataaatcatttatatataaaaaaatattaagtaatactttgcatttaaaaatgtaagaaaaataaattttaaataaatgcatgtgaagtttatttagattttaggcctctaattaaGATGTCGCTTTAGGCCTCCgattacgttgagccgcccctgatGCAAACAAGAAAAATCTCTTTTGTAGAATGTAATGAACATGTTAATTTTCGATATTATGTagaaatttcacaaataatTTGGTATACCTCGTTCCTGGTATATAAACTGAACGACTTATGTCCATTACATGCTCAGCTTGTTCTCTCTGTAGTTCAAATACTATTCTCCCTTCTTCATAGCTACTCCCGAATGCAGTTCGAGAAATGACTTCAGCGGTCATTAATTGAAGGTCTGGCCATACATCGAGCTCGAATGATGTTTCCTTTGGAATAATCTCCTCCCATTTGCTTATCATTTCACTATAACTCTGATAAACTGCTGGCAACATATGCTGTACAAAACAAATTAATCGCAAAAACCAGTACTAGTTATTTGTTACAGCACActtgtaattttgaaataaatggACAACTTCATACTGTTAAATTTACCAACGTTTTCTGAATTAATTAGTAAGAAGAATATGAAGTGAATAAAACCTTTAACTTCTCAACTTGGAAAGcaggattgatgatttttcgGTGTTTGGCCCATTTGTCTTCCTCAAGCTTCGCAAGACCTATTGCCAATAACTTGGAGAATGGATTGGGATGAGTTTCCTTTTGGTACACATAATTCTTTGTAAAAATCTCCTTTATATGTTCAGGATCTGTGATCAACAATACTGGATATGGGCCCAGCCACACAAAAGAACTTTTTCCTGTGTGTAATCAATTTtcgattagaaaaaaaaaatgcataataCATCAACACTCCAACTTTGAGAGTGCAAATGTAGACATGTTAACCTAGGCCTGATTTGGTGCAAGAAAACATAGGCAAGTAAGACTGATTATCAACTTTGAATTCATCAGTCAACTATAATCTTGAGTTGAAAGCAGGGGCGGAGCAATCGAGAAACATACCATTTTTGTTGATGGAGTCACAGAAAAAAGGGATGAGCCTTTGAGGTACATCACCAGAGAAATTGATAGGCTTAGATTTGGCTTCAATGACACTTTTAGTGAGTTCCTTCAAATCTCCATAGAGTAATTTGTATGGATTTCCCTTAAGGCCACTTTTTCTCAAGTATTTCTCAAGTTTCTTTGGCCTAAACCATGCCCAATTCAACACTTTCCAAGTGTATATTACTAACAAAATTGCTGCTATAATTATGTTGTAACAAAACTCCATGATAAAGTAACAAGTCTTCTTTCTAGCTGCTTCCTTTATTTACATAGAAAAGGTGAATTTAGctaattttgaaagtttttaTTAACATTGTTGGATACGCCTCCTCTCCATTTCCTGAAGTTCTTTCTTTGAGTGTGGACACGTGGCATATGTTTGATTTAATGGCTAAAATTTGATTGACCAAAGAAAATATCTAAGCATGagttagatgataaatacatTGTACATTTAGTTCCAAAAAGACAAATGTAATAGATTTATTTGTCTTCTTCATCCAAAACACAAAGGCACAAatttctatgttgaaaaagttaCTTTGAATATACTTTTTTCGTCTCAAAATAAGTGTGCTGATTTGACTTGTTTCACactaattaagaaaaataacaaatgaaAGATAGTATAGTTTACTAAGTTACCCCTATTTATTAGATGTTTTTTTAAGAGTCGAGTACTATTAAGTAGAAGTAGTTCTTTAATTCAAGGATGTAGTTGGAAACCATTActatattttgttttgaattctAAAGAGATTCTTGTTTtggaacaatatttttttttttgctaagcAACACTTATTTAGGGACGGAGTGAGTAAAAATTAAAGTCATACCTTCTTTAAATTTGCTTGGAAGATTGGAAGAGTTAAATGAGTTTGTGTAGATTCCCCTGCTATGAAGCTGACTTTGGTTGGGGAAAGCCATCATGGGTGAGCACTGTAATACCAAATTCATCTGAAAGTCACATcgccaaaatattcatgggctaacacacatgAAAAACAGAGAAAATCACCAAATTTGTTGAAGTTTGCTTTTAGTTAATGCAGTAGtttttagcaaaataagttaattagtttaagatgaagttgaattttgaattttagttaggTTGTTTGAATTATTGAGATATTTTAGgttgttttaaatttcaaattatgcagattatatttttatgttggcTATTTAAACCTCAATGCTTAATAAAATCATTGAAAGCTATTGAAAGTCATTTCAATCCATTGAGAgaaattttcaatcttttttgtgCTTCTCCATTTGTAAAAAACACCAACAGTGGTATCAAGAGCTTCAT is drawn from Solanum stenotomum isolate F172 unplaced genomic scaffold, ASM1918654v1 scaffold2993, whole genome shotgun sequence and contains these coding sequences:
- the LOC125851780 gene encoding cytochrome P450 CYP72A219-like, which encodes MEFCYNIIIAAILLVIYTWKVLNWAWFRPKKLEKYLRKSGLKGNPYKLLYGDLKELTKSVIEAKSKPINFSGDVPQRLIPFFCDSINKNGKSSFVWLGPYPVLLITDPEHIKEIFTKNYVYQKETHPNPFSKLLAIGLAKLEEDKWAKHRKIINPAFQVEKLKHMLPAVYQSYSEMISKWEEIIPKETSFELDVWPDLQLMTAEVISRTAFGSSYEEGRIVFELQREQAEHVMDISRSVYIPGTRFLPTKRNKRMLQIKKQVQTTIRHIIDKRLRAMEAGEPSKNDLLGILLESNMKEIEQHGSKDFRMTTIEVIEECKLFYFAGQETTSVLLVWTMILLCLHPEWQARAREEVLQVIGNEKPNFEGLSHLKIVAMILHEMLRLFPPVPTYRRRNKHEVKLGDLSLPVGVLLFIPTILIHYDKELWGEEAKEFKPERFSEGVSKATKGHFSFIPFSGGPRVCIGQNFAMIEAKMAIAMILQKFSFELSPSYTHAPVASFTIRPQYGAPLLMCKL